A region of Candidatus Bathyarchaeia archaeon DNA encodes the following proteins:
- the gatC gene encoding Asp-tRNA(Asn)/Glu-tRNA(Gln) amidotransferase subunit GatC — MRKQHISKEEVEHVAWLAHIELTEEEKTLFTEQFNRILDFFRKIDEVNTDNVPPTHHVLDLVNVFREDEVGETLPNDSVLINAPKKEGRFFKSPRIV; from the coding sequence ATGAGGAAGCAGCATATATCCAAGGAAGAAGTTGAACATGTAGCTTGGCTTGCACATATAGAGTTAACCGAGGAAGAGAAAACGCTTTTTACAGAGCAATTTAATAGAATTCTAGATTTCTTTAGGAAGATTGATGAGGTTAACACGGATAATGTGCCCCCGACACATCACGTTTTAGACTTAGTAAATGTCTTTCGGGAGGATGAAGTTGGAGAAACATTACCTAATGATAGTGTTTTGATTAATGCGCCAAAGAAAGAGGGAAGATTCTTTAAGTCGCCTAGAATAGTTTAA
- a CDS encoding GNAT family protein — MKLEIINAKMNPLKDEDIRAIVDIERHPAVKKWLVEYADEEYERELEEYRRFFSELKGNDRVEVLVAKIDGCIVGFLALWRMDENAERMTSIGISVHPDYWGRGIATKLVREAINLAREKGVKKLIIETLEENSAMKRVAEKLGFKLETIRKGKIFKDGAYHDEDVYSLQL; from the coding sequence TTGAAACTTGAGATTATTAATGCTAAAATGAACCCTCTAAAGGATGAAGATATTAGAGCCATCGTTGATATTGAGCGCCACCCGGCAGTTAAGAAGTGGCTTGTTGAATACGCTGATGAGGAATATGAGAGGGAGCTCGAGGAGTACAGGAGGTTCTTTAGTGAGCTTAAGGGCAATGATAGGGTTGAGGTTCTTGTCGCAAAAATTGATGGTTGTATAGTTGGCTTCCTGGCTCTTTGGCGTATGGATGAGAATGCGGAACGGATGACAAGCATTGGTATAAGCGTCCACCCAGACTATTGGGGCAGAGGTATAGCGACAAAACTCGTAAGGGAAGCCATAAATCTAGCTAGGGAGAAGGGCGTTAAAAAACTTATTATAGAGACCCTTGAAGAGAACAGCGCCATGAAGCGCGTAGCTGAGAAACTCGGATTTAAGCTTGAAACTATTAGGAAGGGTAAGATTTTCAAGGATGGCGCATATCATGATGAGGATGTATATTCGCTGCAGCTCTGA
- a CDS encoding KamA family radical SAM protein: protein MSEDWKSILKKSITRPEQILERFKIDIEPIKAVVEKYPMFISRYYFDLIEEVDDPIWRQCIPSPLELQDPYGYEDPLNEEGDSPVPGLVHRYPDRVLMCVSNSCATYCRFCTRKRKVGKPAINFTDEIYLAQIQYIRENPSIRDVLLSGGDPFMLPDEKIEFLLKKLRAIPHVEILRIGSRVPCTLPQRITPKLCRMLKKYHPLYVNVHFEHPREITEEAERACGLLADAGIPLGNQSVLLRGINDDPEVMKSLVQKLLKIRVRPYYLFQMDLVKGTYHFRTRVEVGLKILENLIGKTSGLAVPRFIIDAPGGGGKIPLQPEYVLSMDDEKVVLRNYEGNIYVYPQIPRESEETPSTLRFHRPYAQLKR, encoded by the coding sequence ATGTCGGAAGATTGGAAAAGTATTCTCAAAAAGAGTATAACTAGACCAGAGCAGATTCTAGAGCGGTTTAAAATCGATATAGAGCCCATCAAAGCCGTTGTCGAGAAATATCCGATGTTCATCTCAAGATATTATTTTGATCTCATAGAGGAGGTTGATGACCCCATATGGAGACAGTGCATACCAAGCCCGCTAGAGCTCCAAGATCCCTATGGATATGAGGATCCATTAAATGAGGAGGGGGACAGCCCGGTTCCGGGTTTAGTGCATAGGTATCCAGATAGGGTTTTGATGTGCGTTTCGAATAGCTGCGCAACATACTGCAGATTCTGCACTAGGAAGAGGAAGGTTGGCAAGCCAGCGATAAACTTCACGGACGAAATATATCTAGCGCAAATCCAGTATATCCGCGAAAACCCATCAATTAGGGACGTCCTCCTTTCAGGCGGAGACCCCTTCATGCTTCCAGACGAGAAGATTGAGTTCCTGCTAAAGAAGCTTAGGGCGATACCGCATGTTGAAATCTTAAGGATAGGCTCTAGAGTCCCTTGCACTCTGCCGCAGAGGATAACGCCTAAACTATGCCGCATGCTTAAGAAGTATCATCCATTATATGTGAATGTTCACTTTGAGCATCCGCGTGAGATAACTGAGGAGGCTGAAAGGGCATGCGGATTGCTGGCGGATGCTGGCATACCCCTTGGAAATCAGTCGGTTCTCCTTAGAGGCATAAACGATGACCCTGAGGTTATGAAGAGCCTAGTCCAGAAGCTTCTTAAGATAAGAGTTAGACCATACTATCTCTTCCAGATGGACTTGGTTAAAGGAACATATCATTTCAGGACTAGAGTCGAGGTTGGACTGAAAATACTTGAGAATTTAATAGGGAAGACTTCCGGATTAGCTGTTCCACGCTTCATCATTGATGCTCCCGGAGGCGGAGGAAAAATACCGCTGCAACCAGAATACGTCCTCTCAATGGATGATGAGAAGGTTGTTCTAAGAAATTATGAGGGGAACATTTATGTTTATCCACAGATACCGCGCGAGAGCGAGGAGACTCCTTCAACACTAAGATTTCATCGGCCATATGCCCAACTGAAAAGGTGA
- the gatA gene encoding Asp-tRNA(Asn)/Glu-tRNA(Gln) amidotransferase subunit GatA, protein MPKLFELSALDIIEKIKSQEITAEDYINSIIERILRVDKKINAFITLEISKAQEKAREIDRKISRGERVGRLAGVAVAVKDNICTLGIRTTCASRILENFIPPYDATVIERLKHEDAIIIGKTNMDEFAMGSTTETSYFGPTRNPWDLSKVPGGSSGGSAAALIADMATLALGSDTGGSIRCPASYCSVIGLKPTYGLVSRYGLIAYANSLEQIGPLAKSTADCALLLSVIDGYDPRDSTSVNIPLNDFSKGLTGDLRGLRVGLPKEFFGEGVEDSVKRHVWSAIHILESLGAVYEEVSLPSLEYALATYYIIAMSEASSNLARYDGLRYGYRVEHDDADWSRIYARNRRIGFGAEVRRRIMLGTYALSAGYYEQYYLKALKIRTIIRREFEEALKKFDVLVGPTMPLPPFNIGEKIGDPLTLYMCDVLTVPANLTGYPAISIPCGFEGKLPIGLQSISKPFNEDLLLKISFALETNAGFIGRRPEL, encoded by the coding sequence ATGCCAAAGTTGTTTGAATTATCAGCTTTAGATATTATTGAAAAGATAAAAAGTCAGGAGATAACGGCTGAAGATTACATCAACTCAATAATAGAGAGAATTCTCAGAGTAGATAAGAAGATAAATGCCTTTATTACGCTTGAAATTAGCAAAGCGCAAGAGAAAGCTAGAGAAATTGATAGGAAAATTAGTAGGGGCGAGAGAGTCGGTAGGCTAGCGGGTGTAGCCGTAGCCGTAAAAGATAATATATGCACTCTCGGCATTAGAACAACATGTGCCTCACGGATACTTGAAAATTTCATCCCACCTTATGATGCAACAGTCATAGAGAGACTCAAGCATGAAGATGCAATAATAATTGGAAAAACAAATATGGATGAATTCGCAATGGGCTCAACAACCGAAACCAGCTATTTTGGACCGACAAGAAACCCATGGGATTTAAGCAAGGTTCCCGGAGGCTCTTCAGGTGGGAGCGCTGCAGCCCTAATAGCGGATATGGCGACCTTAGCGCTTGGCTCAGATACTGGAGGCTCAATTAGGTGCCCAGCCAGCTACTGCTCTGTCATTGGGCTCAAGCCAACATATGGCTTGGTGAGCCGGTATGGGCTTATAGCCTACGCCAACAGCCTAGAGCAAATAGGGCCCTTAGCTAAGAGCACAGCTGACTGCGCACTACTCCTATCAGTTATAGACGGATATGACCCCCGAGATAGCACATCAGTAAATATTCCATTAAATGATTTCTCTAAAGGATTAACTGGTGATTTAAGGGGGTTAAGGGTTGGTTTACCCAAGGAGTTCTTTGGTGAGGGGGTTGAGGATTCCGTTAAAAGGCACGTTTGGTCAGCTATTCATATACTTGAGAGTCTGGGCGCTGTGTATGAGGAGGTTTCTCTGCCCAGCTTAGAGTATGCCTTAGCCACATACTATATTATCGCCATGTCTGAGGCTAGCTCAAACCTAGCCCGCTATGATGGTCTACGATACGGCTATCGTGTTGAGCATGATGATGCCGACTGGTCGAGGATTTACGCGAGGAATAGGCGTATAGGCTTCGGGGCTGAGGTTAGGAGGAGAATAATGCTTGGAACATACGCCCTATCAGCCGGCTACTATGAGCAATATTATCTGAAAGCCCTCAAAATTAGAACAATAATACGCAGAGAGTTTGAGGAAGCCCTAAAGAAATTTGATGTGCTGGTCGGGCCGACGATGCCCCTTCCACCATTCAATATCGGCGAGAAAATAGGGGACCCACTAACTCTCTACATGTGCGATGTTCTAACGGTTCCAGCAAACCTAACAGGTTACCCAGCAATATCTATACCATGCGGGTTTGAGGGAAAACTTCCAATAGGATTGCAGAGCATAAGTAAACCGTTCAATGAAGATCTGCTCCTAAAAATATCGTTTGCCCTAGAGACTAACGCGGGTTTTATTGGGAGAAGGCCGGAACTTTAA
- the rimI gene encoding ribosomal protein S18-alanine N-acetyltransferase: MKNTFTIRRFKLEDLNQVMYINQVCLPENYSAHFFIDLHMNFPETFIVAEEDNKIIGYIMCRIESGFLGFSQMKRGHVISIAVLPEYRRRGIGETLLREALQAMTNYYNIKECYLEVRVSNSPAINLYKKIGFKIERTIRGYYADGENAYLMRIKMP, from the coding sequence GTGAAGAACACATTTACGATAAGAAGATTTAAACTTGAAGATCTAAATCAAGTGATGTATATAAATCAGGTCTGCTTGCCGGAAAACTACTCAGCCCACTTCTTCATCGACCTACACATGAATTTTCCTGAGACATTTATAGTTGCTGAGGAGGATAATAAAATCATTGGTTATATTATGTGCCGTATTGAAAGCGGATTTTTAGGATTTAGCCAGATGAAAAGAGGACATGTGATATCGATAGCTGTTTTACCAGAGTATAGACGAAGGGGTATTGGTGAAACTTTACTTAGAGAAGCCCTTCAAGCCATGACAAATTATTATAATATAAAGGAATGTTACTTAGAGGTTCGAGTTAGCAATAGTCCAGCAATAAATCTCTATAAGAAAATTGGCTTCAAGATTGAGAGAACAATTAGGGGATATTATGCTGACGGAGAAAATGCCTATTTAATGCGGATAAAAATGCCCTAA
- a CDS encoding twitching motility protein PilT — protein MYKVIFDANFLLTPFQFKVDIFGGIESLIGRFEPIILSTTIEELKRLSMKSSEKTRKYAQSALELAKRCKVIEVKAEPGENYDDVIVRIAREERLIVATNDSTLRKRLRKAGIPTIFLRQRAYLQVDGYI, from the coding sequence ATGTATAAGGTTATTTTCGACGCAAACTTTCTTCTCACACCATTCCAGTTTAAAGTAGACATTTTTGGCGGGATAGAGTCTTTAATTGGGCGCTTTGAGCCAATAATTCTCTCAACAACCATAGAGGAGCTTAAGAGACTCTCAATGAAGAGCTCTGAGAAGACCCGTAAATACGCCCAATCAGCTCTTGAGCTAGCTAAGAGGTGCAAGGTTATCGAGGTGAAGGCTGAACCGGGCGAGAACTATGATGATGTCATAGTGCGCATTGCTAGGGAAGAACGGCTTATAGTTGCGACAAATGATAGCACTCTTAGAAAGAGGCTTAGGAAAGCCGGTATCCCAACAATATTTCTTAGGCAGAGGGCATATCTACAGGTGGATGGATATATTTAG
- a CDS encoding uroporphyrinogen decarboxylase family protein encodes MGVEGISIALYRDPDWIEEMMDTLVNLWIEVIRRALKYVRVDFATWWEDMCYSRGPLISVRHFEELMVPRYSRVTEVLREYGVHINIIDCDGDISLLVPGWLKAGINCMFPLEARFTDVYRLREEYGNKLLLMGGVNKLALMAGEKGIEKELERLTPLLMEGGYIPTVDHRVPPEVSY; translated from the coding sequence ATGGGTGTTGAGGGGATATCCATAGCCCTCTATAGGGATCCAGATTGGATTGAGGAGATGATGGACACCCTAGTTAATTTGTGGATTGAAGTTATCCGTAGGGCCTTAAAGTATGTTAGGGTGGATTTCGCAACATGGTGGGAGGACATGTGCTATAGTCGGGGACCATTAATATCGGTCCGCCATTTTGAGGAGCTTATGGTTCCAAGATATAGTAGGGTAACTGAGGTTCTGAGGGAGTATGGTGTGCACATAAATATTATTGATTGCGATGGTGACATAAGCCTCCTAGTTCCCGGATGGCTTAAGGCTGGGATAAACTGCATGTTTCCACTTGAAGCGCGGTTTACAGATGTTTATAGGCTTAGGGAAGAATATGGCAACAAACTTTTACTGATGGGTGGCGTAAATAAGCTCGCTCTAATGGCTGGTGAAAAGGGGATAGAGAAGGAGCTTGAGAGGCTTACACCATTACTTATGGAGGGTGGATACATACCGACAGTCGACCATAGAGTCCCACCTGAAGTCTCATATTAA
- the pdxA gene encoding 4-hydroxythreonine-4-phosphate dehydrogenase PdxA — protein sequence MDWEERYIIGVKIMGRTTKPIIGVTTGDPAGVGPEISIKALLKPSIYNICKPFLVGDLSVLEAVSGRLGLNVRFRVIDSPDKIRGERGLIEVIDLKNVDVRSLPIGVASAESGRASIEYIERAVQYALRGEINAIATAPINKRAINLAGSKHIGHTEILAALCGVKEPLTMFWVRGMRIFFLTRHISLIEAVRSVKKDRIVSMTLKIEKALKHLGIEKPKIAIAALNPHASDDDLIGREELEEIIPAVEELRRMGLNVIGPLPADSIFHQAIKHKYDAILSLYHDQGHIAAKTLDFYGTVAVTLGLPFIRTSVDHGTAYDIAWKGLANPRSLFKAVELAARLSRVYSPLEG from the coding sequence GTGGATTGGGAGGAGAGATATATTATAGGGGTCAAGATAATGGGAAGGACTACTAAGCCCATAATTGGCGTGACAACTGGTGACCCCGCTGGAGTTGGACCAGAAATATCTATAAAAGCCCTTCTTAAGCCCAGCATCTACAATATATGTAAGCCTTTTTTAGTGGGAGATTTATCAGTTCTGGAGGCTGTCAGCGGAAGGCTTGGGCTTAATGTAAGGTTTAGAGTTATAGATTCGCCAGATAAGATTAGGGGCGAGAGAGGCTTAATCGAAGTAATAGACCTAAAGAATGTTGATGTGAGGAGCCTACCTATTGGAGTGGCATCGGCTGAATCCGGCAGAGCATCAATAGAATATATTGAGAGGGCAGTTCAATATGCCTTGAGGGGGGAGATTAACGCTATCGCCACGGCCCCAATAAATAAGAGGGCAATAAATTTAGCTGGGAGTAAACATATTGGACACACGGAGATTTTGGCAGCGCTCTGCGGAGTTAAGGAGCCTTTAACTATGTTCTGGGTTAGGGGAATGAGGATATTCTTTCTGACAAGGCATATATCGCTAATTGAGGCTGTGAGGTCCGTTAAAAAGGATAGGATAGTTAGCATGACATTAAAGATTGAGAAAGCCCTAAAGCATCTAGGGATAGAAAAGCCTAAGATAGCTATTGCAGCATTAAATCCCCATGCAAGCGATGATGATCTCATTGGTAGGGAGGAATTAGAGGAGATAATACCCGCAGTAGAGGAACTCCGGAGGATGGGTTTAAATGTTATTGGGCCGCTTCCAGCCGACAGCATTTTTCACCAAGCGATAAAGCACAAATATGATGCTATCCTATCGCTATATCATGATCAGGGACATATAGCCGCTAAAACCCTGGACTTTTATGGCACGGTTGCCGTAACCCTTGGGCTTCCATTCATCAGAACTAGCGTGGATCATGGGACAGCCTATGATATCGCATGGAAGGGTCTGGCGAACCCAAGAAGCCTATTTAAAGCTGTTGAGCTAGCTGCTAGGCTCTCAAGGGTTTACTCTCCCCTAGAGGGTTGA